A stretch of the Bubalus kerabau isolate K-KA32 ecotype Philippines breed swamp buffalo chromosome 11, PCC_UOA_SB_1v2, whole genome shotgun sequence genome encodes the following:
- the TGOLN2 gene encoding trans-Golgi network integral membrane protein 2 codes for MRFLVAFVLLSVAAVDLLLSSAPVSGIAAPKDDQASAGSSRKHVLIAQSGQENSNQTFLNQTDAKTSPDTSGTQQRPADTGPDNSGAQQRPTETHSDNSGAKQRPGETGADNSGTEQHPGRADPGSSPRDQSNKLVSSPSSDNKESTKLHVNTVTGKALQTSRTEPGGKVLADPSSPQQEGEGKPLELTEDVEPKETEEGDTEPEEDAPPKEEKEMVGPASRENREGTLSNTWSKKDDLYKDNLGNASAESSHFFAYLVTAAILVAALYIAYHNKRKIIAFVLEGKRSKVTRRPKATDYQRLDQKI; via the exons ATGCGGTTCCTGGTTGCGTTCGTGTTACTGAGCGTCGCGGCAGTAG ACTTACTGCTCAGTTCTGCTCCAGTCTCCGGAATAGCCGCTCCGAAGGACGATCAGGCTTCTGCAGGAAGCTCCAGGAAGCACGTCTTGATCGCTCAGTCTGGGCAAGAAAACAGTAACCAAACCTTTCTAAATCAGACCGACGCGAAAACAAGCCCTGACACTTCGGGAACTCAGCAGCGCCCGGCGGACACCGGCCCTGACAATTCGGGAGCCCAGCAGCGCCCCACGGAAACCCACTCTGATAATTCGGGAGCCAAGCAGCGCCCTGGGGAAACCGGCGCTGACAATTCGGGAACCGAGCAGCACCCCGGGAGAGCCGACCCTGGCAGTTCCCCCAGAGACCAATCCAACAAGTTGGTCTCCAGCCCCTCTTCTGATAACAAGGAGTCCACCAAGCTTCATGTAAACACAGTAACTGGCAAAGCTCTGCAGACTTCCAGAACTGAACCTGGGGGGAAAGTGTTGGCAGACCCCTCTTCTCCCCAGCAGGAGGGAGAAGGTAAGCCATTAGAACTAACAGAAGATGTGGAGCCCAAGGAGACTGAAGAAGGGGATACAGAGCCAGAGGAAGACGCACCacccaaagaagagaaagaaatggttgGCCCTGCCTCCAGGGAGAACCGTGAAGGGACACTTTCGAATACCTGGAGTAAAAAGGATGACCTTTATAAGGATAACCTTGGAAATGCCAGTGCAGAGAGCAGCCACTTTTTTGCGTATctggtgacagcagccattctCGTCGCTGCCCTCTATATCGCCTACCACAATAAGCGGAAG ATTATAGCTTTCGTCCTGGAAGGAAAAAGATCCAAAGTTACACGGCGGCCAAAGGCCACTGACTACCAACGTTTGGACCAGAAG ATTTGA